CGGCGTGCAGGTCGATTTGGCCGATGAAACCACCTATATCGATTTTTTGAAAAGGACGTCCCAGCCTGAATTTAAGGCGCGAATTGACCAAGCTGTTGATCTTTTGAAGAACGCGGAGTTGGTGCTTTTTGTCGGAGTTGGCTCCTCGGGAATTGTCGCGGAATACGGCGCGCTCTACTTTTCCTCTTTATTTACGCTCGCCCTGCACATCGAAGACCCGCTGAATCATCCGTTTAACCATTTATCAAAAGGGCTCTCTGGGAAACTATGCATTATCGCGGTTTCGGTCTCTGGGGAAACGAGTGAAGTCATTAAATACATTCAACATATAAACGCCCACCAGTGCAAAATTCTCTCGATCACGAATAGCGAGAAATCAACGGTGGCGCGGCTTTCTGATGTTAATATTCCGTATTATATTCACCGAGAAACTTTTCAGGGAGCCGATATTACATCGCAACTTCCTGCTTTATACACTGTGGAATGTATCGCGCGTGAGATCAGACGCAAGCTCGATAATGAAACAAAATAGGTTATCAAGAAAGGAACAAGTGAATATGAAGAAAATCACGATTGGTTTCGCTCTAATCCTCCTTGCTCTATTGGCTGGATGCGGGACGCCAAAAACAAGTGAAAAAGATATGCAAAATCTGCCAGATCTGTCCTCACAAACGGCACTTATTTTAGTGCATGGTTCTGGTGGAAGCTCGG
The sequence above is drawn from the Listeria weihenstephanensis genome and encodes:
- a CDS encoding MurR/RpiR family transcriptional regulator, producing MLFLDKTPELSDVDMMIYKYITANLDKVCLMRIRDLADATHVSTATILRFCRKFECSGFSEFRVRLRMYTETENGVQVDLADETTYIDFLKRTSQPEFKARIDQAVDLLKNAELVLFVGVGSSGIVAEYGALYFSSLFTLALHIEDPLNHPFNHLSKGLSGKLCIIAVSVSGETSEVIKYIQHINAHQCKILSITNSEKSTVARLSDVNIPYYIHRETFQGADITSQLPALYTVECIAREIRRKLDNETK